A section of the Mastomys coucha isolate ucsf_1 unplaced genomic scaffold, UCSF_Mcou_1 pScaffold15, whole genome shotgun sequence genome encodes:
- the Serf2 gene encoding small EDRK-rich factor 2 isoform X2 yields MTRGNQRELARQKNMKKQSDSVKGKRRDDGLSAAARKQRDSEIMQQKQKKANEKKEEPK; encoded by the exons ATGACCC GCGGTAATCAGCGAGAGCTCGCCCGCCAGAAGAACATGAAGAAGCAGAGCGACTCGGTTAAGGGAAAGCGCCGAGATGATGGGCTTTCTGCTGCCGCCCGCAAGCAGAG GGACTCGGAGATCatgcagcagaagcagaaaaagGCAAACGAGAAGAAGGAGGAACCCAAGTAG
- the Serf2 gene encoding small EDRK-rich factor 2 isoform X1, which translates to MTRGNQRELARQKNMKKQSDSVKGKRRDDGLSAAARKQSAPSSLPPGTRRSCSRSRKRQTRRRRNPSSFVASCPTLLPYACVPGASPTMLEFLPVVLTGPSTDGIPFALSLQRVPFVLPPLR; encoded by the exons ATGACCC GCGGTAATCAGCGAGAGCTCGCCCGCCAGAAGAACATGAAGAAGCAGAGCGACTCGGTTAAGGGAAAGCGCCGAGATGATGGGCTTTCTGCTGCCGCCCGCAAGCAGAG TGCCCCATCATCTCTACCCCCAGGGACTCGGAGATCatgcagcagaagcagaaaaagGCAAACGAGAAGAAGGAGGAACCCAAGTAGCTTTGTGGCTTCGTGTCCAACCCTCTTGCCCTACGCCTGTGTGCCTGGAGCCAGTCCCACCATGCTCGAGTTTCTTCCTGTAGTGCTCACAGGTCCCAGCACCGATGGCATTCCCTTTGCCCTGAGTCTGCAGCGGGTTCCTTTTGTGCTTCCTCCCCTCAGGTAG
- the Serinc4 gene encoding serine incorporator 4 isoform X2 yields MSISSQPGIILASVEASHSSYYSWCLSQPLPSPGTRIEQPNSGLLQASIISCYIMYLTFSALSSRPPETITSQGQNHTLCLPGRNKMEPQIPDTSVAVFSAGIMYACVLFACNEASYLAELFGPLWIIKVYKYEFQKPSVCFCCPQTVEPEDGQRSRARPADQETPPAAAQVQSQHLSYSYSGFHFAFFLASLYVMVTLTNWFSYEEAELEKTFTKGSWATFWVKVASCWACVLLYLGLLLVPLLAPHSEPQLP; encoded by the exons ATGAGCATCTCTTCCCAG CCTGGCATTATATTGGCATCTGTGGAGGCTTCACATTCATCCTATTACAGCTGGTGCTTATCACAGCCTTTGCCCAGTCCTGGAACAAGAATTG AGCAACCGAACTCTGGCCTTCTACAAGCCTCTATCATCAGCTGCTATATCATGTATCTGACCTTCTCTGCGCTGTCCAGCCGTCCCCCAGAGACAA TAACCTCTCAAGGACAGAATCATACCTTGTGCCTGCCTGGCAGGAATAAAATGGAACCACAAATACCGGATACCTCAGTAGCAGTGTTTAGTGCTGGCatcatgtatgcttgtgtgctcTTTGCTTG CAATGAGGCTTCCTACCTGGCAGAGTTATTTGGACCCTTGTGGATCATCAAGGTTTACAAGTATGAGTTCCAG aagcCCTCAGTCTGTTTCTGCTGCCCCCAAACAGTGGAACCAGAGGATG GGCAAAGGAGTAGGGCCAGGCCAGCTGACCAGGAGACCCCTCCAGCTGCTGCTCAGGTGCAGAGCCAGCATCTCTCCTACAGCTACTCTGGCTTCCACTTTGCCTTCTTCCTGGCTTCACTCTATGTCATGGTTACCCTTACCAACTGGTTCAG CTATGaggaagcagagctggagaagaccTTCACTAAGGGTAGCTGGGCTACCTTCTGGGTAAAAGTTGCCTCATGCTGGGCCTGTGTACTCCTCTATCTGGGGCTGCTCCTGGTACCACTGTTGGCTCCCCACTCAGAACCACAATTACCCTAG
- the Serinc4 gene encoding serine incorporator 4 isoform X1, with protein sequence MMGAKVVTARSTAQGLAQQHGGVSDVVVKTPFNQVSCCGLVSWTSGCHSLTESTCSRLLYILLHVGASAVCCLLLSKTVVEKVLGKAQGIQMPPVLCALLFGNSDCPVLSGSGAVYRVCAGTSTFHLLQAVLLVRLHSPTSPRAQLHNSFWSLKLLFLLGLCAVAFCIPDEHLFPAWHYIGICGGFTFILLQLVLITAFAQSWNKNWQTGAAQDCSWFLGVLLATLGFYSMAGVGAVLLFHHYTHPDGCLLNKMLLSLHLCFCGLLSLLSITPCIRLKQPNSGLLQASIISCYIMYLTFSALSSRPPETITSQGQNHTLCLPGRNKMEPQIPDTSVAVFSAGIMYACVLFACNEASYLAELFGPLWIIKVYKYEFQKPSVCFCCPQTVEPEDGQRSRARPADQETPPAAAQVQSQHLSYSYSGFHFAFFLASLYVMVTLTNWFSYEEAELEKTFTKGSWATFWVKVASCWACVLLYLGLLLVPLLAPHSEPQLP encoded by the exons ATGATGGGTGCAAAAGTCGTCACAGCCCGGAGCACcgcccagggccttgcacagcAGCATGGTGGAGTCAGTGATGTCGTAGTGAAAACCCCCTTCAATCAG GTGTCCTGCTGTGGACTTGTTTCTTGGACCAGTGGCTGCCACTCTCTGACAGAGTCTACTTGTAGCCGCCTACTCTACATCCTTCTCCACGTGGGGGCCTCGGCAGTCTGCTGCCTCCTGCTGTCGAAGACAGTGGTAGAAAAGGTCTTGGGCAAAGCACAAGGG ATCCAGATGCCCCCAGTGCTATGCGCCCTTCTGTTTGGCAACTCTGACTGTCCAGTGCTCAGTGGCTCTGGGGCTGTGTACCGAGTATGTGCAGGAACTTCCACCTTTCACCTGCTGCAGGCTGTGCTGCTAGTCCGCCTCCACTCCCCTACCAGCCCTCGGGCACAGCTGCATAACAg CTTCTGGAGCCTCAAGCTGTTGTTCCTGTTAGGTCTCTGTGCTGTTGCCTTCTGTATCCCTGATGAGCATCTCTTCCCAG CCTGGCATTATATTGGCATCTGTGGAGGCTTCACATTCATCCTATTACAGCTGGTGCTTATCACAGCCTTTGCCCAGTCCTGGAACAAGAATTG GCAGACTGGTGCAGCTCAAGACTGTAGCTGGTTCCTAGGTGTGTTACTAGCCACACTAGGATTCTACAGTATGGCAGGTGTGGGAGCTGTGTTACTGTTCCACCACTACACACACCCTGATGGTTGCCTGCTCAACAAGATGTTACTCAGCCTGCACCTTTGCTTCTGTggcctcctgtctctcctctccatcaCACCTTGCATCCGCCTCA AGCAACCGAACTCTGGCCTTCTACAAGCCTCTATCATCAGCTGCTATATCATGTATCTGACCTTCTCTGCGCTGTCCAGCCGTCCCCCAGAGACAA TAACCTCTCAAGGACAGAATCATACCTTGTGCCTGCCTGGCAGGAATAAAATGGAACCACAAATACCGGATACCTCAGTAGCAGTGTTTAGTGCTGGCatcatgtatgcttgtgtgctcTTTGCTTG CAATGAGGCTTCCTACCTGGCAGAGTTATTTGGACCCTTGTGGATCATCAAGGTTTACAAGTATGAGTTCCAG aagcCCTCAGTCTGTTTCTGCTGCCCCCAAACAGTGGAACCAGAGGATG GGCAAAGGAGTAGGGCCAGGCCAGCTGACCAGGAGACCCCTCCAGCTGCTGCTCAGGTGCAGAGCCAGCATCTCTCCTACAGCTACTCTGGCTTCCACTTTGCCTTCTTCCTGGCTTCACTCTATGTCATGGTTACCCTTACCAACTGGTTCAG CTATGaggaagcagagctggagaagaccTTCACTAAGGGTAGCTGGGCTACCTTCTGGGTAAAAGTTGCCTCATGCTGGGCCTGTGTACTCCTCTATCTGGGGCTGCTCCTGGTACCACTGTTGGCTCCCCACTCAGAACCACAATTACCCTAG
- the Hypk gene encoding huntingtin-interacting protein K isoform X2: MRRRAEIEMATEGDVELELETETSGPERPPEKPRKHDSGAADLERVTDYAEEKEIQSSNLETGEGTGKGHYQEGRSGVDSE; the protein is encoded by the exons ATGCGGCGGCGCGCTGAGATCGAAATGGCGACCGAGGGAGAcgtggagctagagttagagacCGAGACCAGCGGCCCGGAGCGGCCTCCTGAGAAGCCAAGGAAACATGACAGTGGTGCTGCTGACCTAGAGCGGGTCACTGACTATGCGGAGGAGAAGGAGATCCAGAGTTCGAATCTTGAAACG gGAGAAGGAACTGGCAAAGGTCACTATCAAGAAGGAAGATCTGGAGTTGATAGTGAGTAG
- the Hypk gene encoding huntingtin-interacting protein K isoform X1, translating to MRRRAEIEMATEGDVELELETETSGPERPPEKPRKHDSGAADLERVTDYAEEKEIQSSNLETAMSVIGDRRSREQKAKQEREKELAKVTIKKEDLELIMTEMEISRAAAERSLREHMGNVVEALVALTN from the exons ATGCGGCGGCGCGCTGAGATCGAAATGGCGACCGAGGGAGAcgtggagctagagttagagacCGAGACCAGCGGCCCGGAGCGGCCTCCTGAGAAGCCAAGGAAACATGACAGTGGTGCTGCTGACCTAGAGCGGGTCACTGACTATGCGGAGGAGAAGGAGATCCAGAGTTCGAATCTTGAAACG GCTATGTCCGTCATTGGAGACAGACGGTCCAGGGAACAAAAGGCCAAACAGGAGCG gGAGAAGGAACTGGCAAAGGTCACTATCAAGAAGGAAGATCTGGAGTTGATA ATGACAGAAATGGAGATCTCTCGAGCAGCAGCAGAAAGGAGCTTGAGGGAACACATGGGCAATGTGGTGGAGGCTCTTGTTGCCCTAACCAACTGA